A part of Mycolicibacterium sp. TUM20985 genomic DNA contains:
- a CDS encoding shikimate 5-dehydrogenase yields MGRPPLSKDTRLCISLAARPSNIGTRFHNYLYELLSLDFVYKAFTTTDIAGAIGGVRALGIRGCSVSMPFKQDVIPLVDEVEASARAIHSVNTIVNDDGYLRASNTDYVAVQRLIDEHGLDAGGRVLIRGSGGMASAVGAAFRDHGFASGIVIARNEESGRELADRLGYDYAADVGSHTASVIVNVTPIGMAGGSEQYERAFDEATIARADTVFDVVALPSETPLIQAARAAGVHVVTGAEVIALQAAEQFERYTGVRPTAEQVAEASAISRA; encoded by the coding sequence ATGGGACGGCCGCCCCTGTCGAAGGACACCCGCCTCTGCATCTCGCTGGCGGCCCGACCCAGCAACATCGGGACGCGGTTCCACAACTACCTGTACGAGCTGCTCTCGCTCGACTTCGTCTACAAGGCGTTCACCACCACCGACATCGCGGGCGCGATCGGCGGCGTGCGGGCCCTGGGCATCCGGGGCTGTTCGGTCTCGATGCCGTTCAAGCAGGACGTGATCCCACTGGTGGACGAGGTCGAGGCGTCGGCCAGGGCCATCCACTCCGTGAACACGATCGTCAACGATGACGGTTACCTGAGGGCGTCGAACACGGATTACGTGGCCGTGCAGCGGCTCATCGACGAACACGGCCTCGACGCCGGCGGCCGGGTGTTGATCCGCGGAAGCGGCGGGATGGCCAGCGCGGTCGGCGCGGCGTTCCGCGACCACGGCTTCGCCTCGGGCATCGTGATCGCCCGCAACGAGGAGAGCGGACGCGAGCTTGCCGATCGCCTCGGCTATGACTACGCCGCGGACGTCGGCTCCCACACCGCGTCGGTGATCGTCAACGTCACCCCGATCGGCATGGCCGGCGGGTCCGAGCAGTACGAGCGGGCGTTCGACGAGGCGACCATCGCCCGCGCGGACACGGTGTTCGACGTGGTGGCGCTGCCCTCGGAGACACCGCTGATCCAGGCGGCCCGCGCCGCAGGCGTCCATGTCGTGACGGGTGCCGAGGTCATCGCCCTACAGGCCGCGGAGCAGTTCGAGCGCTACACCGGGGTGCGGCCGACGGCCGAGCAGGTGGCCGAGGCGTCGGCGATCTCGAGGGCGTGA
- the arcA gene encoding arginine deiminase, with protein sequence MTGTTLGADSEVGPLRVVILHRPGPELQRLTPRNNDRLLFDGMPWVARAQEEHDAFASLLRSRGVEVLLLADLLTEALASGAARMQGISAAVDSRRLGAPLADELSTYLRTLDVESLARILMAGMTFSELPFLGGELSLVQRMHHDADFVIDPLPNLLFTRDSSFWIGPRVAITSLALPARIRETSLTDLIYAHHPRFLGVRRAYESRSAPVEGGDVLLLAPGVVAVGVGERTTPAGAEALARSLFDDGLAHTVLAVPIAQERAQMHLDTVCTMVDVDAVVMYPNIVDSLSAFTIRQKADGVTIATAAPFVDAAADAMGIAKLRVIDTGLDPITAEREQWDDGNNTLALAPGVVVAYERNTETNARLADSGIEVLPISASELGTGRGGPRCMSCPVARDPL encoded by the coding sequence ATGACAGGCACGACGCTGGGCGCCGATTCAGAGGTTGGGCCACTGCGGGTCGTCATCCTGCACCGGCCGGGGCCCGAACTTCAGCGCCTCACCCCGCGAAACAACGACCGGTTGCTGTTCGACGGGATGCCGTGGGTGGCCCGGGCGCAGGAAGAGCACGACGCGTTCGCGTCGCTGTTGCGCTCGCGGGGTGTCGAGGTGCTGCTACTGGCGGACCTGTTGACGGAGGCCCTGGCCAGCGGCGCTGCGCGCATGCAGGGCATCTCCGCAGCGGTCGACAGCCGTCGGCTGGGCGCGCCACTGGCCGACGAGCTGTCGACCTATCTACGGACGCTCGACGTCGAGTCGCTGGCGCGCATTCTGATGGCGGGCATGACGTTCAGCGAGCTGCCGTTCCTTGGCGGTGAGCTGTCGCTGGTGCAGCGCATGCATCACGACGCCGACTTCGTGATCGACCCGCTGCCGAACCTGCTGTTCACCCGCGACTCCTCGTTCTGGATTGGGCCGCGGGTGGCGATCACGTCGCTGGCGCTGCCCGCCCGCATCCGGGAGACGTCGCTGACCGATCTGATCTACGCGCACCATCCGCGGTTCCTCGGGGTGCGGCGGGCCTACGAATCGCGATCGGCTCCCGTCGAGGGTGGTGACGTCCTTCTGCTGGCGCCGGGTGTGGTTGCCGTCGGCGTGGGGGAGCGTACGACGCCTGCGGGTGCGGAAGCGTTGGCGCGCAGCCTGTTCGACGATGGATTGGCCCACACCGTGTTGGCCGTGCCGATCGCGCAAGAGCGGGCGCAGATGCACCTCGACACGGTGTGCACGATGGTCGACGTGGACGCGGTGGTGATGTATCCGAACATCGTGGATTCGCTGTCGGCGTTCACGATTCGGCAGAAGGCCGACGGGGTGACGATCGCGACGGCGGCACCGTTCGTCGATGCTGCAGCCGACGCGATGGGTATCGCCAAGCTGCGCGTGATCGACACGGGGTTGGATCCCATCACCGCCGAACGTGAGCAGTGGGATGACGGGAACAACACCCTGGCGCTGGCGCCCGGTGTGGTCGTGGCCTATGAACGCAACACCGAAACCAATGCGCGCCTGGCCGATTCGGGTATCGAGGTGCTGCCGATCTCGGCGTCGGAACTGGGTACCGGCCGCGGTGGCCCGAGATGCATGTCCTGCCCGGTCGCCCGCGACCCGCTGTAG
- a CDS encoding STAS domain-containing protein yields the protein MSLAPGTYPGKPTQPRDRVGFATSSIRSSIVLITVNGEVDAANALELGKYAEARLDTVSRLIVDVRGLTFFGTQGFSILHRINVMCSRHAVNWVLLPGGEVDRVLHICDPDGGLPVAHTLESAITAVVRPPRSHLRLVSNR from the coding sequence GTGTCCCTAGCCCCCGGCACATACCCCGGCAAACCGACTCAGCCACGCGACCGCGTAGGTTTCGCCACCTCGTCCATCCGCTCCTCGATCGTGCTCATCACGGTCAACGGCGAAGTCGACGCGGCCAACGCCCTCGAACTCGGCAAGTATGCCGAAGCCCGACTGGACACCGTCAGCCGTCTGATCGTCGACGTTCGCGGCCTGACATTCTTTGGCACGCAAGGGTTTTCGATCCTACATCGGATCAACGTCATGTGTTCTCGCCACGCCGTGAACTGGGTGCTGCTACCGGGTGGCGAGGTCGACCGGGTGCTGCACATCTGCGATCCCGATGGTGGACTGCCGGTCGCACACACGCTCGAGTCGGCCATCACCGCGGTCGTCCGACCGCCGCGCAGCCATCTCCGGCTGGTCTCAAACCGCTAG
- a CDS encoding SAM-dependent methyltransferase, which translates to MRRLPDSYFDDVYAGARDPWALAERWYEARKYAITMAMLPHPRYRHAFEPGCSIGTLTERLIDRCDHVTACDVARAALDTTRERIGDAPNLTLALASLDDEWLGTDVDLVVLSEVAYYLTADTLREVLDRECARLADGATVVAAHWRHPVGDYPLSGDEVHVLISDTDGLTGVARYRDDDVVIDVLLKGHAQSVAARTGVPGAPSGS; encoded by the coding sequence ATGAGACGGCTCCCCGACAGCTACTTCGACGACGTCTACGCCGGCGCTCGTGACCCGTGGGCGCTCGCCGAGCGGTGGTACGAGGCGCGCAAGTACGCGATCACCATGGCGATGCTGCCGCACCCGCGCTATCGGCACGCGTTCGAGCCGGGGTGCTCCATCGGCACACTCACTGAACGGTTGATCGACCGATGCGACCACGTCACTGCCTGCGACGTGGCGAGAGCGGCCCTCGACACCACCCGCGAGCGCATCGGCGACGCGCCGAACCTCACGCTGGCGCTCGCGTCGCTCGATGATGAGTGGCTGGGGACGGACGTCGATCTGGTGGTGCTGTCCGAGGTCGCCTACTACCTGACCGCGGACACGCTGCGCGAGGTGCTCGACCGCGAATGCGCCCGGCTGGCCGATGGCGCGACCGTCGTCGCCGCCCACTGGCGACACCCGGTGGGTGACTATCCGCTGTCGGGCGACGAGGTGCACGTGCTGATCTCGGACACCGACGGGCTGACCGGTGTGGCCCGCTACCGCGACGACGACGTGGTCATCGACGTGCTCCTGAAGGGGCACGCGCAATCGGTCGCCGCACGCACGGGCGTGCCGGGCGCACCATCGGGGAGCTAG
- a CDS encoding GNAT family N-acetyltransferase translates to MADYRAVSADELAALGFFAGCAVADLVPLAGLLRPLTAPAGRVLMRQGEHADSFLLIGSGRARIAHVGADGDTIEVEVTPGLIIGEIALLRGTPRTATVTVTEPLTGWVGGKEALAALLDIPAMMAKLVRTARQRLATFVTPIPVTMRDGSELHLRPVLPGDKERTIHGPVQFSSETLYRRFQSTSVPTPSLMAYLFEVDYVDHFVWVLTDGTAIDAPIVADARYVRETPTVAEVAFIVGDDYQGRGIGSFLMEALAVAARSEGIRRFTARVLADNVPMRAILDRYGARWHRDDLGVVTTAFDVPLMRELSLSVAQYRDIRAAALQVIRAVG, encoded by the coding sequence GTGGCGGATTACCGTGCCGTCAGCGCCGACGAACTGGCCGCTCTAGGTTTCTTCGCGGGCTGCGCAGTCGCCGATCTGGTACCGCTGGCGGGGTTGCTCCGCCCGCTCACCGCACCGGCCGGTCGGGTTCTCATGCGCCAGGGCGAGCACGCCGACTCCTTTCTGCTGATCGGTTCGGGACGGGCCCGGATCGCGCACGTCGGCGCCGACGGTGACACCATCGAGGTCGAGGTGACGCCCGGACTCATCATCGGCGAGATCGCCCTCCTGCGTGGGACCCCGCGCACCGCGACCGTGACGGTGACGGAGCCCCTCACCGGCTGGGTTGGCGGCAAGGAAGCACTCGCCGCCCTGCTCGACATCCCGGCGATGATGGCGAAGCTGGTGCGGACGGCACGGCAGCGCCTCGCGACGTTCGTGACGCCGATCCCGGTCACCATGCGCGACGGGTCCGAACTGCACCTACGGCCCGTCCTGCCGGGGGACAAGGAACGCACCATCCACGGTCCCGTCCAGTTCTCCAGCGAGACGCTGTACCGACGCTTCCAGTCGACGAGCGTGCCGACCCCGTCGCTGATGGCCTATCTGTTCGAGGTCGACTACGTCGACCACTTCGTCTGGGTGCTGACTGACGGCACCGCCATCGACGCGCCGATCGTCGCCGACGCGCGTTACGTGCGCGAGACCCCGACCGTCGCCGAAGTCGCGTTCATCGTCGGCGACGACTACCAGGGGCGGGGGATCGGCAGCTTCCTGATGGAGGCGCTCGCGGTTGCCGCGCGAAGCGAGGGCATCCGACGGTTCACCGCCAGGGTGCTGGCGGACAACGTACCGATGCGAGCCATCCTCGACCGCTACGGTGCGCGCTGGCATCGTGACGATCTGGGCGTAGTGACCACCGCCTTCGACGTTCCCCTGATGCGCGAGTTGTCGCTATCCGTCGCGCAATACCGGGACATCCGTGCCGCCGCACTCCAAGTGATTCGCGCGGTCGGCTGA
- the soxR gene encoding redox-sensitive transcriptional activator SoxR → MDVLELTPGELSHRSGVAVSALHFYEREGLIVSRRTSGNQRRYARETLRRVAFIRMSQRLGIPLVRIREALATLPNDRVPTSKDWAQLSAGWRADLDERITHLERLRDNLAGCIGCGCLSLKTCVLTNPEDVLGQRGPGAANL, encoded by the coding sequence ATGGACGTGCTGGAGCTGACGCCCGGCGAGCTGAGCCACCGCAGCGGCGTGGCCGTGTCGGCGCTGCACTTCTACGAACGTGAAGGCCTGATCGTCAGCCGACGCACCTCGGGCAACCAACGCCGCTACGCCCGCGAGACCCTTCGCCGGGTCGCGTTCATCCGGATGTCCCAACGCCTCGGCATCCCGCTGGTGCGCATTCGCGAGGCGCTCGCCACGCTGCCGAACGATCGCGTCCCCACCAGCAAGGACTGGGCGCAGCTCTCGGCGGGATGGCGGGCCGATCTCGATGAGCGCATCACCCACCTCGAGCGCTTGCGCGACAACCTGGCCGGCTGCATCGGATGCGGCTGCCTCAGCCTCAAGACCTGCGTCCTGACCAACCCCGAGGATGTGCTCGGGCAGCGGGGACCCGGCGCGGCCAACCTGTGA
- a CDS encoding DUF5642 family protein, with amino-acid sequence MLRTLLALAVALVLAACSSGPPADDAKGDIAKVLDVKSSFGPDFTVSTVAPTGIDPRLLAQQPLPPGAVFDPPDCAKAATGLTVPPGLKGNMAATTAEGDGNRFIAIALETSEALQVVDPGETCKKVAFAGGGVRGLVEVVEAPTIDGVRTLGTHRVVQTLVDGKPATGELYNYLASFSTFRVIVTANPLVVPGKPVVPVDTQRARDLLTAAVAAVRGS; translated from the coding sequence ATGCTCAGGACGCTGCTCGCCCTCGCGGTCGCCCTAGTGCTGGCCGCGTGCTCGAGCGGTCCGCCTGCCGACGACGCCAAGGGCGACATCGCCAAGGTGCTGGACGTGAAGTCGAGCTTTGGCCCGGATTTCACCGTCAGCACCGTCGCGCCGACCGGGATCGACCCGCGTCTGCTTGCGCAACAACCCCTTCCGCCGGGTGCGGTCTTCGATCCGCCGGACTGCGCGAAGGCGGCGACGGGTCTGACGGTGCCGCCGGGGTTGAAGGGCAACATGGCCGCGACGACGGCCGAGGGTGACGGCAACCGGTTCATCGCAATCGCCCTCGAGACGTCCGAGGCGCTGCAGGTCGTCGATCCCGGTGAGACGTGCAAGAAGGTCGCCTTCGCCGGCGGTGGAGTGCGAGGGCTGGTCGAGGTCGTCGAGGCTCCCACGATCGACGGCGTCCGCACCCTGGGTACGCATCGCGTGGTGCAGACCCTCGTCGACGGCAAGCCGGCCACCGGCGAGCTCTACAACTATCTGGCCAGCTTCTCGACGTTCCGGGTGATCGTCACGGCCAATCCGCTGGTCGTGCCGGGCAAGCCCGTCGTACCGGTCGATACGCAACGGGCCCGCGACCTGCTGACCGCCGCTGTCGCCGCGGTGCGCGGCAGCTAG
- a CDS encoding alpha-ketoglutarate-dependent dioxygenase AlkB — translation MDLAIQDSLFGHDDRRDLGDGAWVDVRAGWLAGGDDLFDALRTAVPWRAEKRQMYDRVLDVPRLVSFHDLVAETAPHPAIARLRVRLNDIYARELGEPFTSAGLCLYRDGSDSVAWHGDTVGRSRSEDTMVAILSLGATRVLALRPRSGGRALRLPQSHGDLLVMGGSCQRTWEHSVPKTAKPTGPRISIQFRPRDVR, via the coding sequence ATCGATCTCGCGATTCAGGATTCATTGTTCGGCCACGACGACCGGCGCGACCTGGGCGACGGCGCGTGGGTCGACGTCCGAGCCGGCTGGCTCGCCGGCGGCGACGATCTGTTCGATGCACTGCGGACTGCGGTCCCCTGGCGCGCCGAGAAGCGGCAGATGTACGACCGGGTGCTCGACGTGCCGCGGCTGGTCAGCTTCCACGACCTGGTGGCCGAGACCGCACCGCACCCGGCGATCGCCCGGCTGCGCGTCCGGCTCAACGACATCTACGCCCGCGAACTGGGTGAGCCGTTCACCTCGGCCGGGTTGTGCCTCTACCGCGACGGCAGCGACAGCGTCGCGTGGCACGGCGACACGGTCGGTCGCAGCCGATCCGAGGACACGATGGTCGCCATCCTCAGCCTCGGCGCGACGCGCGTCCTGGCGCTACGGCCCCGCTCCGGCGGCCGGGCCCTGCGCCTGCCGCAGAGCCACGGCGACCTGCTGGTGATGGGCGGCTCGTGTCAGCGGACATGGGAGCACTCGGTGCCCAAGACGGCCAAGCCGACGGGGCCCCGGATCAGCATCCAGTTCCGTCCGCGCGACGTGCGCTAG
- a CDS encoding dolichyl-phosphate-mannose--protein mannosyltransferase translates to MTAPPIEPDVAARSVPVISPGPLAPIGDFGPLDRMQGWAMTSVIMALAALTRFLNLGSPTDGGTPIFDEKHYAPQAWQLLGNHGVEDNPGYGLVVHPPVGKQLLALGEAVFGYNGLGWRFAGAVCGVVIVVLVARIVRRITRSTLIGGIAGLLIIADGVSFVSARTALLDVFLVVFVVAAFGALIVDRDQVRERMHDALFAGRIAETPWGPRLGVRWWRFGAGVLLGLAVATKWSGLYFILFFGLMTLAFDVSARRQYRVPRPWLGMLRRDIGPAAYVFGLIPLGIYLAAYAPWFASETAVDRHQEGQAFAEGGLMPDALRSLWHFTYGAFTFHSGLTNAAGNHHPWESKPWTWPMSLRPVLYAIDQDNVAGCGAQSCVKAVMLVGTPAMWFIALPIVGWAVWRSFVKRDWRYAVALTGYCAGFLPWFADIDRQMYFFYAAPMAPFLVMMIALILGDVLYAPRQNAERRTLGLLAVCIYVAVVITNFAWMYPILTGLPISQSTWHMQIWLPSWR, encoded by the coding sequence GTGACCGCCCCGCCCATCGAGCCCGACGTGGCCGCCCGGTCGGTCCCGGTCATCAGTCCTGGCCCGCTCGCGCCAATCGGTGACTTCGGCCCGTTGGACCGGATGCAGGGCTGGGCGATGACCTCGGTGATCATGGCGTTGGCCGCCCTGACCCGGTTCCTGAACCTCGGTTCGCCCACTGACGGCGGCACGCCCATCTTCGACGAGAAGCACTACGCGCCGCAGGCCTGGCAGTTGCTGGGCAACCATGGCGTCGAGGACAACCCTGGTTACGGGCTGGTCGTGCACCCGCCCGTCGGAAAGCAGCTGCTGGCCCTCGGCGAGGCGGTGTTCGGCTACAACGGGCTGGGCTGGCGTTTCGCCGGTGCGGTCTGCGGTGTCGTGATCGTGGTGCTGGTGGCGCGGATCGTCCGCCGCATCACCCGGTCGACGCTGATCGGCGGCATCGCGGGCCTGTTGATCATCGCCGACGGGGTCAGCTTCGTCTCGGCGCGGACGGCGCTCCTGGACGTCTTCCTCGTGGTGTTCGTGGTGGCGGCGTTCGGCGCGCTGATCGTCGACCGCGATCAGGTGCGGGAGCGGATGCACGACGCGTTGTTCGCGGGCCGGATCGCCGAGACTCCGTGGGGGCCGCGGCTGGGCGTTCGGTGGTGGCGGTTCGGTGCGGGCGTGCTGCTCGGTCTGGCCGTGGCGACCAAGTGGTCGGGCCTCTACTTCATCCTGTTCTTCGGGTTGATGACGCTGGCGTTCGACGTGTCCGCGCGGCGTCAGTACCGCGTGCCGCGGCCGTGGCTGGGCATGCTGCGACGCGACATCGGGCCGGCGGCGTACGTCTTCGGCCTCATCCCGTTGGGCATCTACCTCGCCGCGTATGCCCCATGGTTCGCCTCCGAGACGGCGGTCGACCGGCATCAGGAGGGCCAGGCGTTCGCCGAGGGCGGCCTGATGCCCGATGCGCTTCGGTCACTGTGGCACTTCACCTACGGCGCGTTCACGTTTCACTCCGGGTTGACCAATGCGGCGGGCAATCACCACCCGTGGGAGAGCAAGCCGTGGACGTGGCCGATGTCGCTGCGGCCGGTGCTCTACGCGATCGATCAGGACAACGTGGCGGGCTGCGGTGCGCAGTCCTGCGTCAAGGCCGTGATGCTCGTCGGCACGCCGGCGATGTGGTTCATCGCGCTGCCCATCGTGGGGTGGGCGGTGTGGCGGTCATTCGTCAAGCGCGACTGGCGGTATGCCGTGGCGCTGACCGGTTACTGCGCGGGTTTCCTGCCGTGGTTCGCCGACATCGACCGCCAGATGTACTTCTTCTATGCGGCGCCGATGGCTCCGTTCCTGGTGATGATGATCGCGCTGATCCTCGGCGACGTGCTGTACGCGCCACGGCAGAACGCCGAACGCCGAACGTTGGGCTTGCTGGCCGTGTGTATCTACGTCGCGGTCGTGATCACCAATTTCGCGTGGATGTACCCGATCCTGACGGGTCTGCCGATCTCGCAGTCGACGTGGCACATGCAGATCTGGCTGCCCAGCTGGCGTTAG
- a CDS encoding DUF5642 family protein, with the protein MGTEPASTSTAVVNPARVERVRGNLPAGYEFTALPSSAAPVSLSGFGQVWAADPSHCGGLADPVGDGVVHGWSASGPGGIVHAVVADGVLGVDQTLWEACDTWHLSAGHTGGVVTLVEAPAIDGAVTLGMSIDATTTVEGGIETHSHAQTFVAYLRDHAAWVTVVTDPGSAGPSLGADRVSELLVDTVAAIRG; encoded by the coding sequence GTGGGGACGGAGCCGGCGTCGACCTCGACGGCAGTGGTGAACCCGGCGCGGGTGGAACGCGTTCGCGGTAACCTGCCCGCGGGCTACGAGTTCACCGCGCTTCCGAGTTCGGCTGCGCCCGTGTCACTTTCGGGTTTCGGACAGGTCTGGGCGGCCGATCCGTCGCATTGTGGAGGGCTCGCCGATCCGGTCGGTGACGGCGTCGTTCATGGCTGGTCCGCTTCGGGCCCCGGCGGTATCGTGCACGCCGTCGTGGCCGACGGAGTTCTCGGCGTGGATCAGACGCTGTGGGAGGCGTGCGACACGTGGCACCTGTCGGCCGGGCACACCGGCGGTGTCGTCACCCTCGTCGAGGCTCCCGCCATCGACGGAGCGGTGACCCTTGGCATGTCCATCGATGCCACCACCACGGTGGAGGGTGGTATCGAAACCCATTCGCACGCCCAGACCTTCGTCGCCTATCTGCGCGACCACGCCGCCTGGGTGACGGTGGTGACCGATCCCGGTTCGGCCGGCCCGTCACTCGGTGCCGACCGGGTGTCGGAGCTCCTCGTCGACACGGTCGCGGCGATCCGCGGGTAG
- the lpqN gene encoding envelope biogenesis lipoprotein LpqN: MKLHSGTGASAIALLTLGLALAGCGSDSKTEASSSSSSSSSSTSTSSSASESTSTSSAAPTEATGPNPTIADYIKENGITETPVKSGDPGAPTVDLPTPEGWADAGDKTPEGAYGAIIFSDPAMAADPPSIVAIMSKLTGEVDPAKIFEYAPGELKNLPGYESAGDGGDAKLGGFDAYQIGATYVKDGTKRLIAQKTVVIPAADGSGVFVLQLNASGTEDQIGPLMDATAVIDEQTKITP, from the coding sequence ATGAAACTTCACAGTGGCACGGGTGCCAGCGCTATCGCCCTTCTTACGCTCGGGCTAGCCCTGGCGGGCTGCGGGTCGGATTCGAAGACGGAGGCCTCGTCCTCGTCCTCGTCATCGTCCTCGTCGACGTCGACGTCGAGCTCGGCGAGCGAGAGCACGTCCACCAGCAGCGCCGCTCCGACGGAGGCCACGGGCCCCAACCCCACCATCGCGGACTACATCAAGGAGAACGGCATCACCGAAACCCCGGTCAAGTCGGGGGATCCGGGTGCGCCGACGGTCGACCTGCCGACCCCGGAAGGCTGGGCCGACGCCGGGGACAAGACGCCGGAGGGCGCCTACGGCGCCATCATCTTCTCCGATCCGGCCATGGCCGCCGACCCGCCGTCGATCGTCGCGATCATGTCCAAGCTGACGGGTGAGGTCGATCCGGCGAAGATCTTCGAGTACGCGCCAGGCGAATTGAAGAACCTGCCCGGCTACGAGAGCGCGGGTGACGGCGGCGACGCAAAGCTCGGCGGCTTCGATGCCTACCAGATCGGCGCCACGTACGTGAAGGACGGCACGAAGCGACTCATCGCTCAGAAGACCGTCGTCATTCCGGCCGCGGACGGTAGCGGCGTCTTCGTGCTGCAGCTCAACGCAAGTGGCACCGAGGATCAGATCGGGCCTCTGATGGACGCCACTGCGGTCATCGACGAACAGACCAAGATCACGCCCTGA
- a CDS encoding DUF6328 family protein yields MDVDHPEADQDWDRRARSETQTERLDRNWSSLLQELRVVQTGVQLLTGFLLTLPFQQRFDVLDGVMRKVYLASVASAVASAVAASVLLIAPVGIHRVLFRQRRLQSLVSAAHRMAYVGLLLLGLALAGMTSIIFDAVAGHPAELVAGGVALAAFTVFWVVVPLWMRVSGGAVSGNPVTVETGGE; encoded by the coding sequence GTGGACGTCGACCATCCCGAGGCCGACCAGGATTGGGATCGCCGGGCGCGGTCGGAGACCCAGACCGAACGGCTGGATCGCAACTGGTCCAGCCTCCTCCAGGAACTGCGCGTCGTGCAGACCGGTGTTCAGTTGCTGACGGGCTTCCTCCTGACGCTGCCCTTTCAGCAGCGCTTCGACGTCCTCGACGGTGTCATGCGGAAGGTGTACCTCGCGTCGGTGGCGAGTGCGGTGGCGAGTGCGGTGGCGGCGTCGGTGTTGCTGATCGCTCCCGTCGGCATCCACCGCGTCCTCTTTCGGCAGCGGCGCCTTCAATCGCTCGTCTCCGCGGCCCATCGGATGGCCTACGTTGGCCTGCTACTGCTGGGCTTGGCCTTGGCGGGGATGACCTCGATCATCTTCGACGCCGTCGCCGGACATCCGGCAGAGCTCGTTGCCGGCGGTGTGGCGTTGGCTGCGTTCACGGTGTTCTGGGTGGTCGTACCGCTGTGGATGAGGGTTTCTGGCGGCGCTGTGTCGGGTAACCCCGTGACAGTCGAGACGGGTGGAGAGTGA
- a CDS encoding linear amide C-N hydrolase encodes MCTRVLWNTNDIAVLTGRSMDWPESTQPLIVALPRGQHRDGGVMDSAVVVPENPLRWTSTHASLATTVYGPAIGTVDGLNERGLAVHGLYLSSTDVGPRRPELPGLHTGLWAQYLLDQAANVAEALELMNGIQLVMVSAHGFDATLHLAVEDASGDSAILELAAGEFVVHHGREYTIMTNDPTYDEQLKMLAALDYSHPSREMPLPGNVNAVDRFQRAAYYSALLPTPTTERQAVASVMAIMRNASVPFGAPYAEFGVYNTEYRSVSDVTHLIYFFELTTSPSTIWVRMEGLTLEEGAPTTAIDPYDETLAGDVTDQFRPHQIGF; translated from the coding sequence ATGTGCACCCGAGTTCTATGGAACACCAATGACATCGCGGTCCTGACCGGCCGCAGCATGGACTGGCCGGAGTCGACGCAACCCCTCATCGTCGCGCTGCCACGGGGGCAGCACCGCGATGGCGGGGTGATGGATTCCGCGGTGGTGGTTCCCGAGAACCCGCTGCGGTGGACCAGTACCCACGCCAGCCTCGCGACCACGGTGTACGGCCCCGCCATCGGCACCGTCGACGGTCTCAACGAGCGCGGCCTGGCCGTCCACGGGCTCTACCTCTCGTCGACCGACGTCGGTCCGCGCCGGCCCGAGCTGCCCGGTCTGCACACCGGCCTGTGGGCGCAGTACCTCCTGGACCAGGCGGCCAACGTCGCCGAGGCGTTGGAGTTGATGAACGGGATCCAGTTGGTGATGGTCAGCGCACACGGCTTCGATGCGACGCTTCACCTCGCCGTCGAGGATGCCTCCGGTGACTCGGCGATCCTGGAGCTCGCCGCCGGGGAGTTCGTCGTTCACCACGGCCGCGAGTACACCATCATGACCAACGATCCCACCTACGACGAGCAGCTGAAGATGCTTGCTGCCCTTGACTACTCCCACCCCAGCCGGGAGATGCCGCTGCCGGGGAACGTCAACGCCGTCGACCGGTTCCAGCGCGCCGCGTACTACTCGGCGCTGCTGCCCACGCCGACCACCGAACGTCAGGCGGTGGCCAGCGTGATGGCGATCATGCGCAACGCGTCGGTTCCCTTCGGGGCGCCCTACGCGGAATTCGGCGTCTACAACACCGAATACCGCTCGGTATCCGACGTCACGCACCTCATCTACTTCTTCGAGCTCACCACGAGCCCGAGCACCATCTGGGTCCGAATGGAGGGCCTCACCCTGGAGGAGGGCGCCCCGACGACGGCCATCGATCCGTACGACGAAACGCTGGCCGGGGACGTCACGGACCAATTCAGGCCCCACCAGATCGGTTTCTGA